The following is a genomic window from Longimicrobium sp..
CCGCGACTTCAGTCGCCCCAGCAGGGTCGGGACTCCACGGTTGAGAACGGGATATAAGACGTGGTAGATTCAGCGCCAACCTTTGACGGCAGGAGAACGATGCCCGCGGTACCCTTCGACCAGCTTCCCGACGACGCACGCCTGTGGGTGTTCGGCGCCACCCGTCCTCTGACCGATGACGAACAGCAGCGTCTGCTCGCGCACACGGACGGCTTCCTGCGCCAGTGGGCGGCGCACGGGTCGCCCGTGGTCGGGGGGCGCGAGTTGCGGCACGGCCGCTTCCTGCTCGTCGCCGCCGACGAGCGTGCGACGGGCGTTTCAGGATGTTCCACGGACACGCTGTTCCGCACGCTGGGCGATCTGGAGCGCGAGCTTGGCGTGGAATTGCGCGATCCGTCGCGCGTGTTCTTTCGCGACGAGGACGGCGCGGTCGCGTCTGAGCCGCGCCCCGCGTTCCGCCAGCGCGCGCTGTCCGGCGGCGTCGGCCCGGACACGGTCGTCTTCGACAACACCGTCCCCACGGTCGGCGACGTTCGCAACGGGCGATGGGAAACGGAGATGCAGATGGCCTGGCACGCCCGCGCCTTCCCCGTCGGCGCCAGGAGCTAGGCGCACGCGTCCCGATCGCCACGAGGGCCGGCACCCGACCGACGGATGCCGGCCCTCGTCATTCCCCAAGCCGCACGAGAATAGGGCAGATGACCGGTGCGGAGGTGCGCCGCCGCCGAGTATCTTCCCAGACGACACCGAGAACGGAGGCTACATGAAACTGGATGGACGGGTGGCGCTCGTCACGGGCGCGGCGCGGGGGATCGGTGCCGGGGCCGCGCGGGCACTGGCGGCTGAGGGTGCGCGCGTGCTTGTGACCGACGTTCGGGATGCGGAGGGTGCGGCCGTGGCGGACGCGATCGGCGGCGCGGCGTACCGGCGGCTGGACGTCCGTGAGGAGGCGGACTGGGCCGGGGCGATGGACGACGTGCTGGCCAGGTGGGGGCGGCTGGACGTGCTGGTGAACAACGCGGGGGTGACGGGATTCGAGGATGGCCCGGCGCCCCACGATCCTGAGCACGCATCGCTCGATGATTGGCGGGCGGTGCACCGCACCAACACGGATGGCGTCTTCCTGGGCTGCAAGCACGGCATCCGGGCCATGCGCTCGGCGGCGCGCGGCTCCATCATCAACGTGTCGTCGCGGTCGGGGATCGTGGGCATCCCGGCAGCCGCGGCCTACGCGGCCAGCAAGGCGGCGGTGCGAAACCACACGAAGACCGTGGCGCTCT
Proteins encoded in this region:
- a CDS encoding SDR family oxidoreductase, which gives rise to MKLDGRVALVTGAARGIGAGAARALAAEGARVLVTDVRDAEGAAVADAIGGAAYRRLDVREEADWAGAMDDVLARWGRLDVLVNNAGVTGFEDGPAPHDPEHASLDDWRAVHRTNTDGVFLGCKHGIRAMRSAARGSIINVSSRSGIVGIPAAAAYAASKAAVRNHTKTVALYCAQQGLAIRCNSIHPAAILTPMWEPMLGDGPDREARMAALVRDTPLRRFGTVEEVAAAVMYLASDDSGYMTGSELHLDGGILAGAVASPDSE